Genomic segment of Triticum aestivum cultivar Chinese Spring chromosome 6A, IWGSC CS RefSeq v2.1, whole genome shotgun sequence:
TGATCTTCTAGAGAGACCCATGTTATTGCAACTTCCATAATACATCAAATGTTAGTGTTAGTCCATTAGAGAGTAGAGACTGGAGAAGACACAGCAGAAAATGCAGGTGTAACTTTCACCCTCACTCACGGATGATTGGCTACCGGCAGTGGTGCTCCCAGACGCCATGCTCCCtagcatcaagcagcaaccagacACCAGCATGTAAGTGAGCAGCAGCTCAAGAGCAAGCAGCAACTGCATGGCCACATGGGAAGCAAGCAGCAGCAACTCAACAGCAAGAAATTGAGCAAAGAGATGAAGAGGTTTTTTTTTTCCTGAGAGAAAGAGATGAAGAGGTTGAGGAGAGGCTGCTGGGGTTATCTGCTCGAGCGTGGTTGCCATCGGGAGGTCGAGTCCTGGTGGTGGCTGCAGCGGTCGagtcctggcggcggcggcggtcgagtCCTGGTGACGGCGGCGGTCCTCGAACCCAGGCGTTGGCGGCGCTCGAATCCAGGCGGCGACGGCGCGTTCGGTTGGGAGCAGCGGTCCTTTCGTGGTGAGCGTGTGTGCAACCCTGCAAAATAGGGTTTGTACTGGGCCAAGGCTGTTTGTTATTGGGCTTCCCGTGTCCCCAATGTGTCCCAGCCGTGTCTTtccttttttacttttttttaatcCGAGAATCAGGGGATACTGGGGTCATGCGTATTCCGGTGTGTCCGGCCGTATCGCCGTGTCCCACCGAATTAGGACGGCAATTTGGCAGTTTTGGCCGTGTCCATGCTTTGTAGCATTCTAGTACACATTTATTTTTTGAAATATCATTCCTCTTAACAAATATGCATGAAAGGGCGCCAAATGAATTGGTGAAAAGCATCTAACATACCTTTGTTGTAGTATTTATGGTTGCAGGTCAACTGGTTTCTCCTTTGAGCATAGCATTGCCAAATCTCATCATGCATATGCTTTTATTTTCAGGTTATCCCTGGAAACGAGTCCCGGGTAATGAAGATGTTAAATCGCCTCACCGACCTTGGCCCCAAAATTGTTATGGGTAAAGATGCTGGCCTCCATACATCTGGGCATGCTTATCACGATGAACTGGTAATTTTTTTCTCATGTGTTGCTTTCTGCTCTTTGATATGCTTTCGTACCTGGTAACAATATATACTACTACTATCCCCGTTTGAAACTTCACCGTCTTTGCCAACTGATTACAGAAAGCAGTTTTGTTTTGCTTGGTAGAACGCACCATTGGATGTTTCATAAAAATAGTTTTAAAGTAATATCATTTTCATAATTTACTATACATATAAAAAAGAACAGTCGAAGGTGCATCTTGGAGATTGTGTTTTGGAACGTCATGCATTTTTGTAACATAGCGAGTATACTGCTATAGAATTAGGCCTAGATCTCCGTGTGAAATGTTCTTAATTCTGATGTTAACTTGAGATTAGAGGAGATAATGTGTCTTTAATTTGTTATTTCCAGGAGGAAGTTCTACAGATTGTTAAACCGCAGCATTTCTTGCCTGTTCATGGGGAACTCTTGTTTCTCAAAGAACATGAATTGCTAGGAAGGTCAACTGGCATAAAGCACACTACTGTAAGTAATCTGTCTTCCATGGTTTGGGACTTCAGGTATCTTAGTGCCATAGATGTATATGACTATATGCTAAGGGAGACAAACCTTAAACTTAATGTACTGCTGCTCATTTTACGCCCCTAACactaaaaatgatggcatgatgttTTTTTTTTGTTAGCATTGCCATCATATAGACATGTTCTTACTCCTTATATTGTCCATTATGTTAGCATTTAGTAGGATTTCTTAGTTGCTTATTTTGATTGCAGGTAATTAAAAATGGGGAGATGCTTGGTGTATCTCATCTAAGAAACAGAAAGGTTTTGTCAAATGGGTTTGTTTCTTTAGGGAAGCAGGACTTTAAGGTGAATCATTTAACCCTACTATCTCTGTCTTGTCTCTTAACAGCTCTGAAACTTAACATGATGTACTTGATATTATAGTTAATGTATACTGACGGAGACAAAGCTTTTGGAACGTCCACTGATCTCTGCATCGATGAGAGATTCAGGATCGCATCTGATGGCATTATCTTTGTCAGGTAATTTCTCACACGGTTTTGGGGCATTTGTCATGATGTTTATCTTCAGCAGAAGTTGTTTTTAGTTGTGAATCAGAGGACCCCCAAAATGCATCTGAACATTGTTGAGATGATAAAACAGTATGCagtgtttgtttttactttttagGCACCCCCAAAATGCTAAACATATTATTTGTTCCCTGCAGCATGGAGATCTTCCGACCTAAACCTGCTTCACCACAGTCTGGCTTGAAAGGGAAATTTAAAATAACAACACGGTGTCTATGGCTTGATAATGGGAGACTACTTGATGCACTTTACAAGGCTGCGCATGCAGCATTGTCAAGCTGTCCTTTGAATTGCCCACTTAGTCACATGGAGCGAATGGTATCtgaaatcttgaggaaaatggtcAGAAAGTACAGTGGAAAGAGACCTGACGTCATTGTAGTTGCTTCAGAGAACACTACAGTAGGTTTCTCAGAAGAGGTAATAAATAGGCATATGAGTCTTGTAGACTATGAGAAAACACGGCCAGAGAACCCAGAGCGTGAGGCTGAAGGTATGAAGCGGCAAGTATTTGATATGTTACTTTGTTTATCCCTGGAACTTTAAACACTAGTTGTTAGTTCAGTTGTCAACATTTCATGTAGTTGTGGATCAGTTCGTGCCAATGATGTCATTACATTGTTTGCAGAGAGCATCCCTGAGGTCATGAGAACAACACCTGACGATGCAACGACTAGCTCCAATGGTGAATCATTCTTCTCTCCTGATTTACATCAGCCTAAAACATTGGATCATTTTTGGGAGTCGTTCAAGTCCCCTACAGCAGTAAAAATTGCAAGAATTGTCAATGCTTCAGCTCAAGGGAACAAACCAAAGCTCGGCAAGATCAGCATAATTGATAAGGATTCCAGCACGTCAGCTCCTGCTCCAGCCAAATCTTCAAGAAAGAACAAGTGGAAGCCCGAGGAAATTAAGAGCTTAATACAGCTGCGTGGAGAAATGAATGAGAAATTCCAAACCGTCAAAGGAAGAATGGTTATGTGGGAAGAGATATCTGGTAGCCTGTTGAAGCAGGGGATAACTCGTACACCAGCACAGTGCAAATCTGTGTGGACATCATTGCTTCAGAAATACGAGGTAGGTAGATGAAACTCTGAAATATTGCATAAACTCTAAATAAGGTATTTGGTTGGGCGGCTTATAGGGCACAGAAAGCCACAGCCCAAGCCCAACAAAACAGCCCCATAATTCCATTTTGGATGTCATAATGTAATCTTGCCAATTAGTATTATTGGGTGAAAGCATGCTAATCTATGCACTTAGCAGTAAAAATTACCGAATATTTTTCTTCAAACAGAAGTACCAAATATTTTATTTATGTTTGCAGGAGAGCAAGAAGGATGAAGAAAACATGCGGACATGGCAATATTTTTCGGCCATGGATAGTTTTTTATCATGCGAAGGGGAAATGGCAACCAAATGAAACAGATCCGTAATAAATTGCTTAGTGATAGTTATTTGGAGATCAGTGTATTGTAAGGTAGTCCGCGAATCAACAAGAAgattgttagaagggagagagggattggtggaatagtccgttgttgtattgcttgagcctcgtgggcatatatatataggagtacaatcatcTATTTGGAGTataagacaagccagaacaaatcctagtctatctcgtcttttttaataaacattatactcaacatctcccgcagtcacaacggtagcgacgcagacggtgagactggagaagaatccgaaggcaagccgacggacacctcCTCACAGTCGTAACGGTTGATGatcgatgcatcgcggagtcgtgaCTGGAGTGGCaatcgacgaggttgctcaagcaaggcggtagccttTTGTGTCATTTGTCGATGTAGTCAAGAGCGTGGATGGTGGAGCCGTGGTTGAGGTAGTCGTACGAAGAAAgccatggtcgatgtcgagtcggggtggccggtgtcgaggaagtcgccgtggagccgcgagcgcaagagggcgccgagttagcatgggcgcagtgatgtcgaagtaggggtgcgtcgagaagaaaatgttgttgacgacgcgtcgcggcgggtttgccaagctcggggacacatcgtggacgaaggcacgcaccggtgttgccagcaccgggcatgcgtagacggacgaagacgaagttgacgaagcgacgaccaggcttgccaggcccgggaacacgtcgtggatgaaggcacgcatcggtgttgctagcaccgggcatgcgtagactagggacctgcacaagctgtacgccatgtcggagaagtcagaGGGGCCAGCAAAGAAGGACTCAacgacgattgcggcgtccatcggcgcggtgccgatgtcaccaacggtggtcagAGTAGACGAAGTGgacggggtagatgacggcgatgctggcgacgggctggtgctggacgaagacgaacggggtggacgggcggcggcggcagccgcggcggcggcggctaggttagaagtgcggcggcggtgctcgaagtaggcgaagaaccctaacagcgtgacgaagaccggcgcgaacggtggcgttcccgcgccaagaaagacggcgcgacgcataccacgggaggtcgacgcgtgGTGACGACGGAGCTGACTGCGTGCCGCGGcgctatggcccgaaggggcgacgcagcagcGGCAGGCGGATCGGGGCGACGGTGGGAAGACCTCTGGGCGGCGGTGGGGACCGCGTGCCGCGACGCTGCGGCTcaaaggggcgacgcaacggcggtgCACGAGTCGGTGTAGCCGCAGGGACGACCTCGGGGCAGCGGCGAGGACCGTGtatcgcggcactacggcccgaagaggCGACACAGCGGCGACGCACGAGacgatgcagccgcgaggagaaccacagggcggcggcgctgcagcccgacggggcgacgcaacggcagcccgatgctcgattgGTGGAGAGGCGCGTGGAACTcagggacgatcttcacgggatcTGCGGAGGCGcgcgacgggccaggtcggtcgcacgacgtagatgaggcggatcacgGTAGCGAACatgtgatcaagccgatcgcgcgcgaggtcggaaACACCGCTCGGtgaaggcgtggtggcggcggagtccgagataaAGCCGGCGACGACGGACGCCGTGGGACGTCGcggacgagcttgtcagcaccggcacctgggctgccaaagcagcgccggcgcccgggcagcgaggcccgagcgaccaacggagcagcggcgtCCGAGTTGAGGCAGCCGACTAGCCTGACGTAGCCGTCCTAACGCAGCCGAGAACGAGGCCGACGAGGTAGACCGCCGGGCCGCTGTGCAGACGCGACGGAGGCGGGTGacgtggatcgatgggcgggccggcACGCGAAcgacggctatgattggccgttgcatgacgcgaggccgccgggtcggggcgatgcaggtgtcccggtcggagcaggacGGTGCCGGCTGGCGCAGGGCAATGGACAGACCGACGCGTGTGGCCGTCGGGTCGTAGGAGTGGCCGGCTGGTCGCGCTGgggttggagtagaggcgcacggagGTCGACGGCGATATTAGATTGGAAAATCGAAAAGAAAAACGCCGATCAAACGACTGGCGAGAGAGTGAAAATAATCCGGGGCAAGGGCTCGAAAAAAAGACTCtttagggcagccggccaacacggccggcggacaaactctaggtacgggcggcgcggcccccaaCAGCGGTTATGGAGCTCGACCGCCCTGGGGCGGCGCGTGGGTGCGGAAGCGGCGATGGCTAGAATTTAGAATCAACTTGCGATAGGTAGCATGTTAgtagggagagagggattggtggaatagtccGTTGTTGTATTGTTTGAGCCTCGTGAGCATATATATAAGAGTATAATTATCTACTTAAAGTACAAGACAAGCCAAAACaaattttaatttattttgtttttcctaaTAAACACAATAAAGATCAACAGCCTCTCCAGGAAGTAATCAGTAATTCTATCACGTCATTCTTTGCCATTGCATGAGATTCCTGGGGTAGTTACGTGAAACTAGGTTTACCAATCCACCATGTTGTATTAGTTTTTGTGGGATTAGCAACTAGATCTATCAATTGATTAGTCAGTTAAGTTGCAACATTAGCAAGTAAAAAGGCGTTCTCGTGTTACGGAATGGATTAATTCCGGCCTCACATTTAAGCTGTAACAAGGTGGAGATTGAGTCCGATCGTGTTCGTGTGATTACTGAAAAAGGGTTTCCTCCCACTTTATATTCCAAAGTAACCAACACCGATATAAAGATAGCTGGGGCGAACAGCACAgcaagcccaaaagaaaaagaagaagaaacaaatgccaacaacagcagctcgacaaagcgcggatgacccgccaccgctACGCCCTCCAGACACAAACCACCACAACCCGAGGCTCCGAACCAccgcgtaccaagcagcacctccaagaaggaatgcgacgccgacgacgctgctgcccggacatgtCCTAGAGTTTCCCCCGAcacgcggagggaggtgggggatggatatcaccgacaccctccagggaggaatggtggcacccgcaggtGTCACCGCATCGAAGCCGAAgaaccggcaaggatttctcccgcactccATCCCCACCGCCCAACGGACCGGAGCCGACCAGCCAGACCACCGCCCACCAGCATGCGTCATCACGgttgcgccgccacccacgccgcctcactgCGGACACCAACACGAGGCCAAGAGGACTGGAGAGAAGCGCCCCGCGGAGGGAGAAGCAACACCGAAGCCgaacgggagggaaccacctccaccgccgtcgtgcgggaGGCCAGAACCTCCGGCACCATTGCGATAGCCGTCCGGACGCGGCAGCAGGGCAtgccaggccacccctggcccggcgaggcccgaaacgggcccgctaagccccgccgccacgctgcagcaagCCGGCGATGGCGCCGCCAACATCCTGCCGTTCTTCGCCTCTCCCCCGCCTCCTGGAGGACGCGCCGCAGCCGCACCCCACCGCCAGCCCGCCCgggcccagatggggcccgaagggcctAGATCTGGGCTGAGCGGGCGCCTCCAGAACGCGCCGCCGTGCTACCCCGCCGCCAACGGCGACGCCACCGCCCAGCCATCCGCCCGCGCAGCGCCAGGACCTCGCCGCCACGCCGGACCGCCGCCGCCTAGGGAGATCCCCCAGCCCGCTCCGTCCCGCGCCAGAGGAGTGCCGAGAGAGGAATTGCGAgggggccgccgccgccagcgtcgCCCGGGCCAGGCCCGGCGGCGAGCGCCAACGACGGCGGCGGggagagaaggaggagggagggTCGCTGGAGAAGGAGATcggggcgcggccggtcgcccgcgggggcgacgcgGTCGCGAGAGCCCGAGAAATTCGTTGCGATAAGAAGCCTGACCCAAGAAGCTTCCTCGTGTTCCTGTAATTGTAgctacaaaactattactatgGAGCTGCCACGGTGATCATTGCTGAATGTGCTCAACTTGCAACAGGGTTTGGGAAGGTTTGTTTTGGTTATTGTAGTTGAGATGCAAATGCGCTTGTTGATTGTCTTGCTAAATCAGCTTCTTGATCAATCCTCGTCATTTTGGAATTCTAGTGCGCACAATTTTATCTTGGATTTTCTTGTAAATGACGTTGCCCTTATTTGATCAACAAAGAATCTTCCCGTTAAAAAAAACCCTACCGACACTGTGATTCTTAGGTGAATGGGCTAAGCACATCGCTGGCATCCTATATAGATAAGAGTGACCCCTACTAACTTATTTATTTCAACATGTAAGTAAGTCATATCACCTAATTATGGTCTCATCATGACGTGCAACCATGCATGAGAAAATATATTTCATTCTATTTACTTATATTCAATTACAACTACTCAATGGGGACAAGTTGGGATGAGTCATCCTACTATTTTACTTATATTCAATTACAACTACTCGATGGGGACAAGTCGGGATGAGTTACAAGCCGGCATCAAGCCGGTGAAGGGAGAAGGCTTGATGGTGATGGCGAcagcatgatgatgatgatggtggtggtggtggcgccggcgagaGGGCATCGGCCCGAAGGCCGGTGCTCATGGTGATGGAGCCTCCTCTCCTTCCGTTGTCCCTCATTCTCTGGTGTGGAGCAGCAATGGAGATGGTTGTGGATGAATGAGATAAATGGATCATGAATTACGGCGACTAGGGTTGAGGATGACATATATAGGAGCCTCGCTAGCCTCCTCTCTTGAtatgcttcatccaagggcttaaGATGAGCCTTGTCCTCCGCGAATCTCTTCTTTACGAGTCAAGGATCTCGTGGAATTGAACGGTTACGAAATCAGTGAAGAATCTCGTCTGGAAGGGCAACTTTCAGAGCTGACTGCACGTCAAACGACCGCCAAAACGACCGCACGCGGTCACATGAAAGGCCATCTTTTGGTTTGACCTTCTCTGGTAAAACGGTCGTCATCGAACTCGGGCtgacgttcttgggctcgttggattcGTATGAACGAAGCCGATCCATTTCTGTCTTAGATCTTGATTTGGAGCATTTTAGAAAAATGGTTTTTGTCTCACCTTCGAAATGGCTAAGTCTGACCCCTGCCTGACTCCGTATTGATCCCATCCTTGGTCCTTTTATCGTGCTTGATCATAGGTTGCTCCAAAACACACGTAGACACAAGAAAACAaggaaaactaataaaaacaaataaaaaactaaACGTGCAGTGCTCACAATGATAAGTGCAAAAACTGGTAATCATACATAATAGACAACTATTTGGTTCGAGTAAGAAGGTTGACATCAAAAGCTCACGGCTACCAACTCGAAAGAATACATTGAACCAAACCCCAAAAGTGATATCCATGTTCatcgtgcaagcatgcaaaatttAATTAGTAAGGGAGTAATGCAAGCTATCCTCTTAGTTTCACTGCCATGGAGgtcaagaaaaaggaaaatatttttgtggacCCTAAATTCCCATTGCCAAAGGTTTAGAAAAAAGGGTCAATATTATGTTAGGAACACAACAATGACAATCATAGACAAAAATAAATCAAGCGATGTGAACTGGGACCCGCTCTTTCGATGAGAGAGAGAGATAACTATGATTTTGGGTGGGACTTGACGCTCACGATCCGGCTACCAACCGTACAGGGAGAACCGTACACGACTGACATCCACGAtaatcgctgaaccaactccacgACGTTATCGACCGAGCCAACAGCATGGCCGACCTATTcacgaaggatttttcctgcaagcaaatcaaTGCAAcaaaataatagccaagcaatctcaAAATTACGAATATGCTAAATGGAATAAATCTCACAAGTTGGCATTCTGATAGGATGTCTTGacggtcgcactagccgctacgagcgaagacaaataaaaatagcaataactaaacttctctaaacaaaaccAGAGTCTAAATTCTAATTTAGGCTAGCTATTTATTAAGAGCGGCCAACCGCGGAACGCAGCGCATGGAGACTCAACAGTGCAGTGCACGACTTCTTAACAAGATGTGTTGGCCCAACGTGGCGTACAAGACTCCTTGGATCCAAGTTGGCTCCTTTTCGGCTCAAAAAAAAGTTGGCTCCTTTTCCTGATGCATGTACACAAGCATGGCTGGCTGGCTCCTTTTCGTGATGCATGTACGCAAGCATAGCTGGACTCCAATTCTTTGACGGACGCGCTACTTCACTTGGCATGATAATCATTTGCCTtcttcaaatagctatgatttttCTTGACTTTCTTTATTGTCGTGAACAACATTTCTCCATTAATGCTTGTTAGAAGGGAgggagggatttggtggaatagtttgtTGTATTGTTTGAGCCTcctgggcatatatataggagtaatgATCCCGCAGTCACAACGTAGCaatgcagacggtgagactggagaagaatccgaaggcaaacTGATGGACACCCCCCCAGTCGTAATGGTCGATGCATCACGAAgttgtggctggagtggaaaccgacgaggttgctcaagcaaggcgtagccctttgtgccgtttgtcgtgGTAGCCGAGAGCAtaggtggtggagccgtggtcgaggtaacCGGGCAAAGAATGTCGTGGTCGAtatcgagtcggggtagccggtgtcgaggaagttgccgtggagccgcgggcgcaaagAGGCACCGAGTTAGttaaaggaaatatgccatagaggcaataataaagttgttatttatattttcttatatcatgataaatgtttattattcatgctaaaattgtattaaccagaaacttagtacatgtgtgaatacatagacaaacagagtgtcactagtatgcctctacttgactagctcgttaatcaaagatggttaagtttcctagccatagacatgagttttcatttgatgaacaggatcacatcattagagaatgatatgattgacttgacccacccgttagcttagcactatgatcgtttagtttattgctaatgctttcttcatagcttatacatgttcctatgactatgagattatgcaactcccgaataccagaggaacacttagtgtgctatcaaatgtcacaaagtaactgggtgactataaagatactctacaggtgtcttcgatggtgtttgttgagttggcatagatcgagattaggatttgtcactcagtgtatcggagaggtatctctgggccctctcggtaatgcacatcactataagccttgcaagcaatgtaactaatgagttagttacaggatgatgcattactgaacgagtaaagagacttgccggtaacgaaaactaggtattgagataccgacgatcgaatctcgggcaagtaacataccgatgacaaaaggaacaacatatgttgttatgcggtttgaccgatgaagatcttcgtagaatatataggaaccaatatgagcatccaggttccgttattggttattgaccggaagtgagtttcggccatgtctacatagttcttgaacccataggatccgcacacttaacgtccgatgacgatcggtattatgagtttatgtgttttgatatatcgaaggtagttcgaagtccaggatgtgatcacggacatgatgaggagtctcgaaatggtcaagacataaagattgatatattgaatgactatattcggacaccagatgagttTCGGAGCTTACCGGATatatatcggagtgccggggggttatcggaacccccgagggaactaatgggcctctatgggccttagtgggaagagaggaagggcgaCAAGGGGTTGGCCGCGCGCCCCGCTtggatccgaattggactaggggaagggggcggcgccccccttcccttcccttccccctctttcttccttccccctctcttcctcttggtggattcctactaggacttggagtcctagtaggattcccctcttgggggcgcgccctaggggctggccgacctctcccttgctcctttatatacgggggcaagggggcacctagaacacacaagttgacaattgtcttagccatgtgcggtgcccccctccacggatttccacctcggtcatatctttgtagtgcttaggcgaagccctgcgccggtaacttcatcatcaccgtcatcacgccatcatgctgacaaaactctccctcggcctcagctggatcaagagtacgagggacgtcaccgagctgaacgtgtggagatcgcggaggtgccatgcattcggtatttggatcagttggatcgcgaagacattcgactacatcaactgcgttactaaacgcttccgctttcggtctatgagggtatgtggacacactcccccctctcgttgctatgcatcacctagatggatcttgcgtgtgcgtaggcaatttttttgaaatactacgttccccaacagtggcatccgggccaggtctatgcgtagatgttatatgcacgagtagaacacaaaggagttgtgggcgtgggtatatacatattgcttgtcgtcactagttgattcttgattcagcggt
This window contains:
- the LOC123127439 gene encoding ribonuclease J isoform X1: MVALASLSSLCLCGSARRRSASAPTSISCCVLATPSGRGSHESRIPRRRFRRTEGATKSMEDSVKRKMEQFYEGVDGPPLRVLPIGGLGEIGMNCMLVGNYDRYILIDAGVMFPDYDEFGVQKIIPDTTFIKKWSHKIEAVIITHGHEDHIGALPWVIPALDSTTPIFASSFTMELIKKRLKEFGIFLSSRLKSFRVRNRFQAGPFEVEPIRVTHSIPDCCGLVLRCGDGTIFHTGDWKIDESPVDGRIFDREALEELSKEGVTLMMSDSTNILSPGRSTSESVVASSLLRHVSEAKGRRVITTQFASNIHRIGSIKAAADLTGRRLVFVGMSLRTYLEAAFRDGKAPLDPSTLVKAEDMDAYDPKNLLVVTTGSQAEPRAALNLASYGGSHALKLSKEDVLLYSAKVIPGNESRVMKMLNRLTDLGPKIVMGKDAGLHTSGHAYHDELEEVLQIVKPQHFLPVHGELLFLKEHELLGRSTGIKHTTVIKNGEMLGVSHLRNRKVLSNGFVSLGKQDFKLMYTDGDKAFGTSTDLCIDERFRIASDGIIFVSMEIFRPKPASPQSGLKGKFKITTRCLWLDNGRLLDALYKAAHAALSSCPLNCPLSHMERMVSEILRKMVRKYSGKRPDVIVVASENTTVGFSEEVINRHMSLVDYEKTRPENPEREAEESIPEVMRTTPDDATTSSNGESFFSPDLHQPKTLDHFWESFKSPTAVKIARIVNASAQGNKPKLGKISIIDKDSSTSAPAPAKSSRKNKWKPEEIKSLIQLRGEMNEKFQTVKGRMVMWEEISGSLLKQGITRTPAQCKSVWTSLLQKYEESKKDEENMRTWQYFSAMDSFLSCEGEMATK
- the LOC123127439 gene encoding ribonuclease J isoform X2, with translation MVALASLSSLCLCGSARRRSASAPTSISCCVLATPSGRGSHESRIPRRRFRRTEGATKSMEDSVKRKMEQFYEGVDGPPLRVLPIGGLGEIATTSLVCKRLFPTQLSSRNGATKLKQLLLHMAMKITSVIPALDSTTPIFASSFTMELIKKRLKEFGIFLSSRLKSFRVRNRFQAGPFEVEPIRVTHSIPDCCGLVLRCGDGTIFHTGDWKIDESPVDGRIFDREALEELSKEGVTLMMSDSTNILSPGRSTSESVVASSLLRHVSEAKGRRVITTQFASNIHRIGSIKAAADLTGRRLVFVGMSLRTYLEAAFRDGKAPLDPSTLVKAEDMDAYDPKNLLVVTTGSQAEPRAALNLASYGGSHALKLSKEDVLLYSAKVIPGNESRVMKMLNRLTDLGPKIVMGKDAGLHTSGHAYHDELEEVLQIVKPQHFLPVHGELLFLKEHELLGRSTGIKHTTVIKNGEMLGVSHLRNRKVLSNGFVSLGKQDFKLMYTDGDKAFGTSTDLCIDERFRIASDGIIFVSMEIFRPKPASPQSGLKGKFKITTRCLWLDNGRLLDALYKAAHAALSSCPLNCPLSHMERMVSEILRKMVRKYSGKRPDVIVVASENTTVGFSEEVINRHMSLVDYEKTRPENPEREAEESIPEVMRTTPDDATTSSNGESFFSPDLHQPKTLDHFWESFKSPTAVKIARIVNASAQGNKPKLGKISIIDKDSSTSAPAPAKSSRKNKWKPEEIKSLIQLRGEMNEKFQTVKGRMVMWEEISGSLLKQGITRTPAQCKSVWTSLLQKYEESKKDEENMRTWQYFSAMDSFLSCEGEMATK
- the LOC123127439 gene encoding ribonuclease J isoform X3 gives rise to the protein MVALASLSSLCLCGSARRRSASAPTSISCCVLATPSGRGSHESRIPRRRFRRTEGATKSMEDSVKRKMEQFYEGVDGPPLRVLPIGGLGEIGMNCMLVGNYDRYILIDAGVMFPDYDEFGVQKIIPDTTFIKKWSHKIEAVIITHGHEDHIGALPWVIPALDSTTPIFASSFTMELIKKRLKEFGIFLSSRLKSFRVRNRFQAGPFEVEPIRVTHSIPDCCGLVLRCGDGTIFHTGDWKIDESPVDGRIFDREALEELSKEGVTLMMSDSTNILSPGRSTSESVVASSLLRHVSEAKGRRVITTQFASNIHRIGSIKAAADLTGRRLVFVGMSLRTYLEAAFRDGKAPLDPSTLVKAEDMDAYDPKNLLVVTTGSQAEPRAALNLASYGGSHALKLSKEDVLLYSAKVIPGNESRVMKMLNRLTDLGPKIVMGKDAGLHTSGHAYHDELEEVLQIVKPQHFLPVHGELLFLKEHELLGRSTGIKHTTVIKNGEMLGVSHLRNRKVLSNGFVSLGKQDFKLMYTDGDKAFGTSTDLCIDERFRIASDGIIFVSMEIFRPKPASPQSGLKGKFKITTRCLWLDNGRLLDALYKAAHAALSSCPLNCPLSHMERMVSEILRKMVRKYSGKRPDVIVVASENTTVGFSEEVINRHMSLVDYEKTRPENPEREAEESIPEVMRTTPDDATTSSNAQGNKPKLGKISIIDKDSSTSAPAPAKSSRKNKWKPEEIKSLIQLRGEMNEKFQTVKGRMVMWEEISGSLLKQGITRTPAQCKSVWTSLLQKYEESKKDEENMRTWQYFSAMDSFLSCEGEMATK
- the LOC123127439 gene encoding ribonuclease J isoform X4, with protein sequence MQGLCSQTTTSLVCKRLFPTQLSSRNGATKLKQLLLHMAMKITSVIPALDSTTPIFASSFTMELIKKRLKEFGIFLSSRLKSFRVRNRFQAGPFEVEPIRVTHSIPDCCGLVLRCGDGTIFHTGDWKIDESPVDGRIFDREALEELSKEGVTLMMSDSTNILSPGRSTSESVVASSLLRHVSEAKGRRVITTQFASNIHRIGSIKAAADLTGRRLVFVGMSLRTYLEAAFRDGKAPLDPSTLVKAEDMDAYDPKNLLVVTTGSQAEPRAALNLASYGGSHALKLSKEDVLLYSAKVIPGNESRVMKMLNRLTDLGPKIVMGKDAGLHTSGHAYHDELEEVLQIVKPQHFLPVHGELLFLKEHELLGRSTGIKHTTVIKNGEMLGVSHLRNRKVLSNGFVSLGKQDFKLMYTDGDKAFGTSTDLCIDERFRIASDGIIFVSMEIFRPKPASPQSGLKGKFKITTRCLWLDNGRLLDALYKAAHAALSSCPLNCPLSHMERMVSEILRKMVRKYSGKRPDVIVVASENTTVGFSEEVINRHMSLVDYEKTRPENPEREAEESIPEVMRTTPDDATTSSNGESFFSPDLHQPKTLDHFWESFKSPTAVKIARIVNASAQGNKPKLGKISIIDKDSSTSAPAPAKSSRKNKWKPEEIKSLIQLRGEMNEKFQTVKGRMVMWEEISGSLLKQGITRTPAQCKSVWTSLLQKYEESKKDEENMRTWQYFSAMDSFLSCEGEMATK